Proteins encoded together in one Falco biarmicus isolate bFalBia1 chromosome 4, bFalBia1.pri, whole genome shotgun sequence window:
- the LOC130148463 gene encoding uncharacterized protein LOC130148463 isoform X1: protein MTFPWLRRLELGRDHLGMPDTHKSMGPDGMHPQLLRELADVTAKPLFITTERSWRTGEVPEDWRKAGVTPVFKKGKKGPGNCRPVSLTSIPGKAMEQLSLEVTLKHVKEKKLIRSSQRGFTKGNLCLTNLIAFCDGMTGWVDEARAVDVVSLDLSKAFDTVSPNIPTGKLRQRGRDERRWVGWDLAAWQTRRAVTSGAESSWRPAASGAPQGHCWVQARSIDSSVTWAKGQSVPSANLLAVQNWFTRRLRCHSARPGQAGELGRGAEVQHRPVEGPAAGEGQPPAPVWAGAGLLGGSSAGKGLGALVGSRLPWATSGPVDKVANGIQGCIRRSVASRSMEFIVPLYPALWRPHLECCVPFWAPQFKRRKYWGGSSGGYENDEGTGASP, encoded by the coding sequence ATGACTTTCCCTTGGTTGAGGAGGCTTGAGTTAGGTAGAGATCATTTAGGCATgcctgacacccacaaatccatgggccctgacGGGATGCACCCCCagctgctgagggagctggcagatgttactgCTAAGCCACTCTTCATCACCACTGAAAGGTcttggagaacaggagaggtgcctgaggactggaggaaggccggtgtcactccagtcttcaaaaagggcaagaagggcCCAGGAAACtgcaggccagtcagcctcacctccatccctggaaaggcGATGGAACAGCTCAGCCTGGAGGTCACCTTGAAGcatgtgaaggaaaagaagcttaTCAGGAGCAGTCAGCgtggattcaccaaggggaacTTGTGCTTGACCAATctgatagccttctgtgatggaatgactggctgggtggACGAGGccagagcagtggatgttgtctcccttgacctcagcaaggcttttgacactgtctccccCAACATCCCCACAGGCAAGCTCAGGCAGCGTGGGCGCGACGAGCGGcggtgggtgggctgggacctggCTGCGTGGCAGACTCGgagggctgtgaccagcggcgCAGAGTCGAGCTGGAGGCCGGCAGCCAGCGGGGCTCCCCAGGGTCACTGCTGGGTCCAGGCTCGTTCAATTgactcatcagtgacctgggCGAAGGGACAGAGCGTACCCTCAGCAAATCTGCTGGCGGTACAAAACTGGTTCACccgaaggctgcgctgccattcagcgaggcctgggcaggccGGAGAGTTGGGCAGAGGAGCTGAAGTTCAACACAGGCCAGTGGAAGGTCCTGCCGCGGGGGAGGGACAGCCCCCTGCACCAGtatgggctggggctggcctgctggggggcagctctgcggggaagggcctgggagcgctggtgggcagcaggctgcCGTGGGCCACCAGTGGGCCCGTGGACAAGGTGGCCAACGGTATCCaggggtgcattaggaggagtgtggccagcagatCGATGGAGTTTATTGTCCCCCTCTACCCTGCCCTGTGGAGgccgcatctggagtgctgtgtcccgttctgggctccccagttcaagagacGGAAATACTGgggagggtccagtggaggCTACGAAAATGATGAGggaactggagcatctccctga